The sequence below is a genomic window from Nocardia fluminea.
TGCTCTCCCAGCTCGATATCGGTGGCGGGCACGCGGTGGCGCTGCGTGGCGGCGACGCGGAACTGAACCTGCGCGAACTGGCCGATATCCTCGACGACGCGCTCGATGCCGGTTGCGCACGCCATCGCTTCCCCCGTCCCGTGCTCACGATGGAACCCGGGCGCGCGATCGTCGCCAGGGCCGGGATCACCCTGTATCGGGTGCTCGCCGTAGACGAGACCGCCGGCGGCGGCACCCGCGTGATCGTCGACGGCAGCGGCTGCGGCGGCCGGAGCCGTGGACACGGCGGCGCGCTCGTGGTCAACCGGCACCCGATCGGCCCGCGGATGACCGCGTCCGTCGCGGGCAAGCACAGCGAGTCCGGCGCGCTCATCGCCACCGAGGTGCGTCTACCCACGGATCTGCGCCCCGGCGAAGTTCTCGCCCTACCGTGCACCGGCGCCTACCATCACGGGTCGGCGACCACGTACAGCACCGTGGGCAGGCCACCGATGGTCGCCGTCGCCGACGGCCACACCAGGCAGTTGCTGCGCCGGGAGACGACCGCCGACCTGCTGATGCGTGAACTCGGGGAATGAACGGGTGAAGCACGGCTCGCGCTGATCCGCCGATGCGCGAGCTCGCGGCTCCGGACGGGCTGACCGAGGGACGTGATGGGTTCTGGATCGATGAGCCTGCTCGATCACCTGCGCCGGGTGCCGAAGATGCTGCGGCTGATCTCGCGCCCGGCCGCACTCGCCGCCGAACGCAGGAAACTCTTCACCGCCGGATTCGCCATGATTCGTTCAGCGGCCGAATCCTGCTCCTGTGACGTCGAACGCCCCGGCGCGGGAGCGGATTCGGGCGCGGGCTCGGCGGCCGCCACACTGGCCAGCAGCATCTCGTAGGCCGATTCCCGGTCGACGCTCTGCCCGTACTTGCCGTACAGCGCGCTCGACAGCGCCTTGGACTCGATCGCCTCCTCACCGATGGTGTCCATCAGCGAGCGCGGTGGCGCGACCTCGGTCCAGGCGACGGGTGTGGGCGCGCCGGTTTCGGAGAGCACCGTGACGATCGCCTCGCCGGTGCCGAGCGAGGTCAGTGCCTCTTCCAGGTCGTACACCGACGACTTCGGATACGTGCGCACGGTCTTGGCCAGCGCCTTCTGGTCATCGGGAGTGAAGGCGCGCAGCGCGTGCTGCACGCGGGCGCCGAGCTGGGAGAGCACCGGATTGGGGATGTCGGTGCGTAGCTGGGTGCAGAAGAACACGCCGACTCCCTTGGACCGGATCAGCTTCACCGTCTGCTCGACCTGCTGCAGAAACGCCTTGGACGCCTCGGCGAACAGCAGATGCGCCTCGTCGAAGATGAACACGAGTTTCGGCTTGTCGACATCGCCGACCTCCGGCAGCGTCTGGAACAGATCGGCGAGCACCCACATCAGGAATGTCGAGAACAGCGCGGGCCGCGCCGCCTGCTGACCGAGTTCGAAAAGCGTGATCACGCCGAGCCCACCCGCGGTGCGCAGCAGATCGGCCGGATCGAGTTCGGGTTCGCCGAAGAACGTGTCGCCGCCGTCGGCTTCGAGATTCACCAGCGACCGCAGGATCACCCCCGCCGTCTGCGAGGACACCCCACCGATGCCCTTGAGGTCTTCCTTGCCCTCGGGGCTGGTGAGGTGGGTGATCACCGCACGCAGGTCCTTCAGGTCGAGCAGTGCGAGGCCGCGCTGATCGGCCCAGTGAAAGATCAGGCCGAGCGTCGATTCCTGGGTGTCGTTGAGGCCGAGCACCTTGCTGAGCAGGATCGGGCCGAACGAGGTGATCGTCGCCCGGATCGGCACCCCGATGCCGCCGGTGCCGAGCGAGACGAACTCGGTGGGAAACGTGCCCGGCGCCCAGTCGGTCGCGCCGGTCTCCGCCGCCCGCGCCCGGATCTTCTCGGTGTCGGCACCGGGTTCGCTCAGACCCGACAGGTCGCCCTTGACGTCGGCCATCACCACCGGAACGCCCGCGCGGGACAGGTGTTCGGCGATGCCTTGCAGGGTCTTGGTCTTGCCGGTGCCGGTGGCGCCCGCAACGAGGCCGTGCCGGTTCATCATCCGCAGCGGAATGCGCACGCGCGCACCAGGATCGGCGACACCGTCGACCATCACCGTGCCGAGTTCCAATACCGGTCCGCTGAAGGCGTAGCCCTCGGCGATCTTCGCGGCCGCACCGGTCGAACCGGGCTCGGCAGGCGGGCGCTGAGTGGCGGATTCTGTGCTCGCGACGCCGGATTCGCCGGCCGCTGCCGCCGATTCACCCTCCGTGGCCGCTGCCGCGCTCGACGCCGCGGCCTCCTGTTCGGCGGCCTCCGCGGCCGCCATGGCCTCGGCGGCGACCCGGGCCGCGTCCTCGGCCGCCTTGCGTGCCGCTGCCGCCTTCTCCTGTGGGGTGGTCATTCGCGCGTCCTCCGTCTGCTCACTGGCACGTACGCAAGAAAAGCTCGAAAACGTTGGTGGTCAATTCCAGGCAAACTGTATCCGGGCACGTCACCTGGGCGGCGAACCTTCGGCGATGTCGTCGGCAAACCCCGGCCGCCTCGCCCACGCGACACACCTGCCGACCAGGTTCACAGGCCCACCATTAGGGTGGCTCCCGTGTCAGACAAACTCCTGGTCTGGATGGATTGCGAAATGACGGGGCTCCGTCTCGACAGCGACAAGCTGATCGAGATCGCCGCGCTCGTAACCGACAGCGACCTCAACATTCTCGGTGACGGTGTCGACATCGTCATCCACGCCGACGACGCCGCCCTGGCCTGCATGCCACCGGTCGTCGCCACCATGCATGCGAAATCCGGCCTGACCGAAGAGGTCCGGCGTTCCACGGTCACCCTCGAGCAGGCGCAGCAGCAGGTGCTCGACTACATCCGCGAGTACGCGCCCACCGCGCGCACCGTGCCGCTGTGCGGTAACTCCATCGGCACCGATCGCGGCTTCATCGCCCGCGACATGCCCGAACTGGACGCGCACCTGCACTACCGGATGGTCGACGTGAGCTCGATCAAGGAACTGTGCCGGCGCTGGTACCCGCGCATCTACTTCGGCCAGCCGGAGAAGGGCCTGGCCCACCGCGCACTGGCCGACATCAAGGAATCCATCCGCGAACTCGAGTACTACCGCCGCACGGCGTTCGTCCCGCTGCCGGGGCCGACCACCACGGAGATCGCCGCCGCCGCGCAGGCTGCCACCGAGGCCGTGGATGTCACCGGTTCGAGCCCTCTACCAGCCGATTAGGGCTTGGCACCAAAGTCACGCTAGTATCGACGGCGCCGGTGATTCACCGGTGATGGTGACCGTAGTTCAGTTGGTAGAGCACCAGGTTGTGATCCTGGATGTCGCGGGTTCGAGTCCCGTCGGTCACCCCGAAAAGAAGGCCCGGTCCCCAGGACCGGGCCTTCTTTGATTTCTCAGCGGTCCGATTCGAAGGCCCACCGTGAATCCGTGACTACCGACCACCACTTTCGGCACGACTCGCCCGGTGCCGCCGGACGGCCGACCGGTTCGCACAGGCCGGGCTACAGAAGCGTTGCCTGCCGTTGCGGGAGATGTCGGCGTACACCCGCGAGCACCCATCCGCTTCGCAGGCACCGAGACGGTCCATCCCGAGCCCGGTGAGGTGCAATGCGGTGCCGACGGTGATCAGTGCCGCGATCTGACGGTCCGTCGCCACCCCGGGATCACGGAAGTGCAGATGCCAGCCGTCACCCACATGGTCGGTCAAGCGGGGCGCGGAGGCGTACTCGGCCAGCAACACGTTGAGCCGGGCCGCACGCTCGATGCGGTCCGCGCACTCCACAACGCCACGCCAGCG
It includes:
- a CDS encoding helicase HerA-like domain-containing protein; its protein translation is MTTPQEKAAAARKAAEDAARVAAEAMAAAEAAEQEAAASSAAAATEGESAAAAGESGVASTESATQRPPAEPGSTGAAAKIAEGYAFSGPVLELGTVMVDGVADPGARVRIPLRMMNRHGLVAGATGTGKTKTLQGIAEHLSRAGVPVVMADVKGDLSGLSEPGADTEKIRARAAETGATDWAPGTFPTEFVSLGTGGIGVPIRATITSFGPILLSKVLGLNDTQESTLGLIFHWADQRGLALLDLKDLRAVITHLTSPEGKEDLKGIGGVSSQTAGVILRSLVNLEADGGDTFFGEPELDPADLLRTAGGLGVITLFELGQQAARPALFSTFLMWVLADLFQTLPEVGDVDKPKLVFIFDEAHLLFAEASKAFLQQVEQTVKLIRSKGVGVFFCTQLRTDIPNPVLSQLGARVQHALRAFTPDDQKALAKTVRTYPKSSVYDLEEALTSLGTGEAIVTVLSETGAPTPVAWTEVAPPRSLMDTIGEEAIESKALSSALYGKYGQSVDRESAYEMLLASVAAAEPAPESAPAPGRSTSQEQDSAAERIMANPAVKSFLRSAASAAGREISRSIFGTRRR
- the orn gene encoding oligoribonuclease — protein: MSDKLLVWMDCEMTGLRLDSDKLIEIAALVTDSDLNILGDGVDIVIHADDAALACMPPVVATMHAKSGLTEEVRRSTVTLEQAQQQVLDYIREYAPTARTVPLCGNSIGTDRGFIARDMPELDAHLHYRMVDVSSIKELCRRWYPRIYFGQPEKGLAHRALADIKESIRELEYYRRTAFVPLPGPTTTEIAAAAQAATEAVDVTGSSPLPAD
- a CDS encoding CGNR zinc finger domain-containing protein — protein: MHYNHYGREPVLLGVDLLNDPCSSAAELARRCVAAGVALSAPVTDSDVASVTVFLGRWRGVVECADRIERAARLNVLLAEYASAPRLTDHVGDGWHLHFRDPGVATDRQIAALITVGTALHLTGLGMDRLGACEADGCSRVYADISRNGRQRFCSPACANRSAVRRHRASRAESGGR